A genomic segment from Bos taurus isolate L1 Dominette 01449 registration number 42190680 breed Hereford chromosome 1, ARS-UCD2.0, whole genome shotgun sequence encodes:
- the IL12A gene encoding interleukin-12 subunit alpha precursor, with translation MCPLRSLLLISTLVLLHHLPHLSLGRSLPTTTASPGRSCLDYSQNLLRAVSNTLQKARQTLEFYSCTSEEIDHEDITKDKTSTVEACLPLELATNESCLASRETSFITNGHCLASGKTSFMTTLCLRSIYEDLKMYHVEFQAMNAKLLMDPKRQIFLDQNMLAAIAELMQALNFDSETVPQKPSLKELDFYKTKVKLCILLHAFRIRAVTIDRMMSYLSSS, from the exons ATGTGCCCGCTTCGCA GCCTCCTCCTCATATCCACCCTGGTTCTCCTCCACCACCTGCCCCACCTCAGTTTGGGCAGGAGCCTCCCCACCACCACAGCAAGCCCAGGAAGGAGCTGCCTCGACTACTCCCAAAACCTGCTGAGGGCTGTCAGCAACACGCTACAGAAG gCCAGACAAACTCTAGAATTTTACTCCTGCACTTCTGAGGAGATCGATCATGAAGATATCACCAAAGATAAAACCAGCACAGTGGAGGCCTGTTTACCACTGGAATTAGCCACG aATGAGAGTTGCCTGGCTTCCAGAGAGACATCTTTTATAACT aatgGGCATTGTCTGGCTTCTGGAAAGACCTCTTTTATGACA ACCCTGTGCCTTAGAAGTATCTATGAGGACTTGAAGATGTACCACGTGGAGTTCCAGGCCATGAATGCAAAGCTTCTGATGGATCCTAAGAGGCAAATCTTTCTAGACCAGAACATGCTGGCAGCTATTGCTGAGCTGATGCAG GCCCTGAATTTCGACAGTGAGACTGTGCCACAGAAACCCTCCCTGAAAGAACTGGATTTTTACAAGACAAAAGTCAAGCTCTGCATCCTTCTTCACGCCTTCAGAATTCGTGCGGTGACCATCGACAGAATGATGAGCTATCTGAGTTCTTCCTAG